The following are encoded in a window of Ranitomeya variabilis isolate aRanVar5 chromosome 8, aRanVar5.hap1, whole genome shotgun sequence genomic DNA:
- the FASLG gene encoding tumor necrosis factor ligand superfamily member 6, whose product MHQQNLRYAQEPVFWMNQHERPVILTHATMQPTPPLPTFPDFRKKRRKDGTCAYLVFIFLLVLLALAGVGLGTYKIIELQKKLEEIKQSSDADLSPSSAKLTGLEKHPEKKEGRLAAHVTGKNSQNLPLIWEDQIGRAFTAGIRYKNRGLIVNKTGLHFLYSSIYFRGTDCSKKELTHVVYKKSSRYLGEIKLLENKEDHNCIPSFIWGKQSYVGAVFNLTSYDELYVNVSNVKLVSFDETKTFFGLYQL is encoded by the exons ATGCATCAGCAGAACCTAAGATATGCACAGGAACCTGTTTTTTGGATGAACCAGCATGAAAGACCTGTAATTCTGacccatgcaacaatgcagccgacGCCACCTCTACCAACTTTTCCAGATTTCAGGAAAAAGCGACGCAAAGATGGAACTTGTGCTTATCTTGTGTTTATATTTCTCCTGGTCCTTTTGGCACTGGCAGGAGTTGGCCTGGGAACTTATAAAATCATAGAATTACAGAAGAAGCTGGAAGAGATCAAACAG TCCAGTGATGCAGATTTATCTCCTTCGTCTGCAAAGCTAACAG GGCTGGAAAAACACCCAGAGAAAAAAGAAGGCAGGTTAGCTGCACATGTCACAG GAAAGAACAGTCAAAATTTGCCACTCATTTGGGAAGATCAAATTGGGCGTGCATTTACCGCAGGCATTCGATACAAAAACAGAGGCCTAATAGTGAATAAAACAGGCCTTCATTTCCTCTATTCCTCCATCTACTTCCGGGGGACAGATTGTTCTAAGAAAGAATTGACTCATGTTGTCTACAAGAAGTCCTCAAGGTATCTAGGAGAAATCAAACTGCTGGAAAATAAAGAGGATCACAACTGCATCCCATCTTTTATATGGGGAAAACAGAGTTACGTAGGAGCTGTATTCAACCTCACCAGTTATGATGAATTGTATGTAAATGTTTCCAATGTCAAATTAGTAAGTTTTGATGAAACCAAAACATTTTTCGGCCTTTACCAATTATGa